One Candidatus Omnitrophota bacterium genomic window carries:
- the infB gene encoding translation initiation factor IF-2, which produces MGIKVSDLAKELGVKNDEVLDQLRRLYMDAEDGNSQIGDKIAALVRIKLGGSSVPEKPKKEKKPKKAVVKKKTTEPAEEEKKPAKKTKGRKKKEETPEKEPEAVAPGKEEEKVDEAPKKDTITIDVPGKRAIEIVERAPVSVPEEEKAPEVSNEEEEDKDLLGKKKKKVSKEKPAIEIVEKAHIPKSYTKKGKQKGKKHNIEIIEKAAIGQRPRRPASLEEVRLSAGKAEETKQASARKAPQKLEVHFPVSVRTLAPRINIKPNQVLQYLMAKGAFTNINQDLDEETVRDILANFGYDLELGETVESIEKDLVGEQQENLKANLVSRAPVVTFMGHVDHGKTSLLDYIRKTMVAKDEKGGITQHIGAYKVETSKGAVTFLDTPGHAAFTAMRARGAHATDVVVLVVAADDGVMPQTKEAIDHARAANVPIVVAINKCDLPGAQPDKVKQELQKEGLAPEVWGGSTIMVEVSAHTGQGVDSLVEMLMLESEMLELKANPTLRARGVVIESRKTPGQGVVVTLLVQNGTLKPGDIVLCGSNYGKVKAMLNNSSKRVEEALPSTPVEVLGLQGLPEAGEEFFAVKDEKKAKTLTDLKKSQSHKKKIFGRHRVTLEDLHTQIMEGEVKELKIVLKADVQGSMEALEHSFGELATSEVKLNIIHSAVGNVNESDVMLAVVSNAIIIGFHVKIDGKAEEMAKSENIDYRMYEVIYEAIADVRAGMEGLLEPEEKEVYQGAAQVKQMFQATKIGKVAGCSVIKGVIHRKDMVRVKRADEIIHTGEIDALKRFKDDVKEVKEGFECGISLKGFTDIRVNDIIEAYIVEKVARRLTK; this is translated from the coding sequence ATGGGTATTAAGGTCTCTGATCTGGCGAAAGAACTTGGCGTAAAGAACGACGAAGTGCTCGACCAACTCAGGCGTCTTTACATGGATGCCGAGGATGGTAACAGCCAGATAGGCGATAAGATAGCAGCCCTGGTACGCATAAAACTGGGCGGGTCTTCCGTGCCTGAAAAACCAAAAAAGGAAAAGAAGCCTAAAAAGGCGGTGGTCAAGAAGAAAACGACCGAACCCGCCGAGGAAGAAAAAAAGCCCGCTAAAAAGACAAAAGGCCGGAAAAAGAAAGAAGAAACACCGGAGAAAGAGCCCGAGGCTGTCGCTCCAGGGAAAGAAGAGGAGAAGGTCGATGAGGCGCCGAAAAAAGATACCATAACCATAGACGTGCCGGGCAAAAGGGCGATAGAGATAGTAGAAAGAGCGCCTGTCAGCGTGCCGGAAGAGGAGAAGGCACCGGAGGTGAGCAACGAGGAAGAAGAGGATAAGGACCTCCTGGGCAAGAAGAAAAAAAAGGTCTCAAAAGAAAAACCCGCTATCGAGATCGTGGAAAAAGCCCATATACCGAAATCCTACACCAAAAAGGGAAAGCAAAAGGGCAAAAAACATAATATCGAGATAATCGAGAAAGCGGCTATCGGACAGCGGCCGCGCAGGCCGGCTTCCCTTGAGGAGGTCAGGCTATCCGCGGGCAAGGCGGAAGAGACCAAGCAGGCCTCCGCCAGGAAAGCGCCGCAGAAGCTTGAGGTGCATTTTCCCGTAAGTGTGCGTACCCTGGCCCCCAGGATAAACATAAAACCCAACCAGGTATTGCAGTACCTGATGGCCAAGGGCGCTTTCACGAATATAAACCAGGACCTTGACGAGGAGACGGTACGGGATATACTGGCGAACTTCGGGTATGACCTGGAGCTTGGCGAAACGGTTGAGTCCATAGAAAAGGACCTTGTGGGAGAGCAGCAGGAGAACCTGAAGGCGAATCTTGTCTCCCGCGCGCCCGTTGTTACGTTCATGGGCCATGTCGATCACGGAAAGACGTCGCTTTTGGATTATATCCGGAAGACGATGGTGGCGAAAGATGAAAAGGGCGGGATAACCCAGCATATAGGAGCGTACAAGGTAGAAACATCCAAAGGGGCGGTAACGTTCCTTGATACTCCCGGCCATGCCGCTTTTACGGCTATGCGCGCGCGGGGTGCCCACGCGACCGACGTAGTTGTCCTTGTCGTGGCCGCGGATGACGGGGTGATGCCCCAGACAAAAGAAGCTATAGACCACGCGAGGGCGGCCAATGTCCCGATAGTCGTGGCTATAAATAAATGCGATCTTCCCGGGGCGCAGCCCGATAAGGTCAAACAGGAACTGCAGAAAGAAGGTCTCGCTCCCGAAGTATGGGGCGGAAGCACGATAATGGTAGAGGTATCCGCGCATACCGGGCAGGGCGTGGACTCCCTGGTGGAGATGCTCATGCTGGAATCCGAGATGTTAGAACTTAAGGCCAACCCCACCCTCAGGGCAAGGGGTGTGGTAATTGAGAGCAGGAAAACACCCGGTCAAGGCGTGGTAGTTACGCTTCTTGTGCAGAACGGTACGCTTAAGCCCGGGGACATAGTGCTCTGCGGATCGAACTATGGCAAGGTCAAGGCGATGCTCAATAACTCGAGTAAGAGGGTGGAAGAAGCCCTTCCGTCCACTCCGGTGGAGGTGCTGGGGCTCCAGGGCCTTCCGGAGGCGGGAGAGGAGTTCTTCGCGGTAAAGGACGAGAAAAAGGCGAAGACCCTTACGGACCTCAAAAAGAGCCAGTCGCATAAAAAGAAGATATTCGGCCGGCACCGCGTCACATTGGAGGACCTGCATACCCAGATAATGGAAGGGGAGGTCAAAGAACTTAAGATCGTGCTGAAAGCCGATGTGCAGGGGTCGATGGAAGCTTTGGAGCATTCCTTCGGGGAACTTGCGACCAGCGAAGTGAAGCTGAATATAATACATTCGGCGGTCGGTAACGTTAATGAGTCGGATGTGATGCTGGCAGTGGTATCGAACGCGATCATCATAGGATTCCATGTCAAGATAGACGGTAAAGCCGAAGAGATGGCTAAAAGCGAGAACATAGACTATCGTATGTATGAGGTCATATATGAGGCGATAGCCGATGTGCGGGCCGGTATGGAAGGCCTGCTGGAACCGGAGGAAAAGGAAGTATACCAGGGCGCGGCGCAGGTCAAACAGATGTTCCAGGCGACCAAGATAGGCAAGGTAGCCGGATGTTCGGTCATCAAAGGCGTTATACACAGGAAAGACATGGTAAGGGTAAAGCGCGCGGACGAGATCATACACACCGGGGAGATAGACGCGCTTAAAAGGTTCAAGGACGATGTGAAGGAAGTGAAGGAAGGCTTTGAGTGCGGTATATCGCTCAAAGGGTTCACCGATATACGGGTGAACGATATCATAGAGGCGTACATAGTGGAAAAAGTGGCCAGAAGGCTCACAAAGTGA
- the nusA gene encoding transcription termination factor NusA: MNGALLTALERIEREKGISKDVLFEAIESALASAARKVIDDPEISKEDITVTVDKETGEIGVYSEGEEIKSERFGRIAAQTAKQVIIQKIREAERDVIFDKYKKKEGMIISGSVHRFEKGNVIVEIDDAEAILPKNEQIPREKFHQGETIRAYLIKVDKNTGGPELVLSRTDPGFVKKLFELEVPEISQGIVEIKSIAREAGERTKLAVYSKDDKIDPVGACVGMRGSRVRDIVKELHGERIDIIKWDDDIREYLPAAISPAEVSRMVIDRENNTITLTVPKDQLSLLIGKKGRNIRLASKLLGWELVAESDEDAALDLPLSDVSGVGEKMMGTLEEAGYYSAKRLAKASVNDLSKLNGIGEKTAEKIISSAREAIEKLIQIKREAEEASKAERTEENASADESSTGEGSKAGDVFANIESPAEDEEDVPGEDKDASADTGEVEKDEEVADQS; the protein is encoded by the coding sequence ATGAACGGAGCTTTGTTAACTGCACTCGAAAGAATAGAGCGGGAAAAAGGGATAAGCAAGGACGTGCTTTTCGAGGCGATAGAAAGCGCCCTGGCAAGCGCGGCGCGTAAGGTCATAGATGATCCCGAGATCTCCAAAGAAGACATCACGGTGACCGTAGATAAGGAGACCGGGGAGATAGGCGTTTATTCCGAGGGGGAAGAGATCAAGAGCGAACGGTTCGGCAGGATAGCCGCGCAGACCGCCAAACAGGTCATAATACAGAAGATACGCGAGGCGGAACGGGACGTGATATTCGATAAGTACAAGAAAAAAGAAGGCATGATAATAAGCGGGTCCGTGCACAGGTTCGAAAAGGGTAATGTAATAGTCGAGATAGACGACGCGGAGGCTATCCTCCCGAAGAACGAGCAGATACCGCGTGAGAAATTCCATCAGGGCGAGACCATAAGGGCGTACCTGATAAAGGTGGACAAGAATACCGGAGGTCCCGAGCTCGTGTTGTCGCGTACGGACCCGGGGTTCGTAAAAAAACTTTTTGAGCTGGAAGTGCCGGAGATATCTCAGGGTATAGTGGAGATCAAATCGATAGCCAGGGAAGCCGGGGAACGTACGAAGCTCGCGGTTTACTCAAAGGATGATAAGATAGACCCCGTAGGCGCGTGTGTGGGTATGCGTGGTTCCAGGGTAAGGGACATCGTCAAGGAACTTCATGGGGAGAGGATAGACATAATAAAGTGGGACGACGATATAAGGGAATATCTGCCGGCCGCCATAAGCCCCGCGGAAGTGTCCCGCATGGTAATAGACAGGGAGAACAACACGATAACGCTTACTGTGCCCAAGGACCAGCTTTCACTTCTCATCGGGAAGAAGGGGCGTAACATACGCCTTGCTTCCAAGCTCCTGGGTTGGGAACTGGTCGCGGAGTCCGATGAGGACGCGGCGCTTGACCTGCCGCTTTCAGATGTATCGGGCGTAGGGGAAAAGATGATGGGAACGCTTGAAGAGGCGGGCTACTATTCAGCTAAAAGGCTTGCGAAGGCCAGCGTGAATGACCTGTCCAAGTTGAACGGTATCGGAGAGAAGACCGCTGAGAAGATCATCAGCTCGGCCCGCGAAGCCATAGAAAAACTGATACAGATAAAACGTGAGGCCGAAGAAGCCAGCAAAGCGGAAAGAACGGAAGAGAACGCGTCCGCGGATGAGAGTTCCACCGGCGAAGGGAGTAAAGCGGGTGATGTGTTCGCGAACATCGAGAGTCCCGCTGAAGATGAAGAGGACGTCCCGGGGGAAGATAAAGACGCTTCCGCTGATACCGGGGAAGTGGAGAAAGACGAAGAAGTAGCTGATCAATCTTAA
- a CDS encoding FAD-dependent oxidoreductase: MTELDTRVIETIQRTDTAKSFRFDRTGAPDFRPGQYFLLTIPVGGEEKTKAFSFSSSPTEQGYLEFTKRLTGSDFSNALMELKPGDPVKIKMPNGKFTFEGEHKKIALLSGGIGITPFRSICKYATDKELESDIALFYSNNEEKDIVFREDLDGMAAQNPHLKLIYTLTSPYAAEKEWRGCTGVIDEGMIKREVPDYAERIFYTCGPPGMVTCLTGMLREKLHIPEEHTIIENFAGY, from the coding sequence ATGACGGAACTTGATACCAGGGTCATAGAGACCATACAGAGAACGGATACGGCGAAAAGTTTTCGGTTCGATCGGACGGGTGCCCCGGATTTTAGGCCCGGACAATATTTTCTCCTGACCATACCGGTCGGCGGCGAGGAAAAGACCAAGGCGTTCTCGTTCTCCAGCTCTCCCACAGAACAAGGATACCTGGAGTTCACTAAACGGCTTACCGGAAGTGATTTTTCAAATGCCCTGATGGAACTTAAGCCCGGTGACCCGGTAAAGATAAAAATGCCTAATGGCAAGTTCACTTTTGAGGGAGAACATAAGAAGATCGCTTTGCTGTCAGGAGGTATCGGGATAACCCCGTTCAGAAGTATCTGTAAATACGCGACCGATAAAGAACTCGAGAGTGATATTGCCCTTTTTTACAGCAACAATGAGGAAAAGGATATCGTGTTCAGGGAAGACCTGGACGGGATGGCGGCCCAGAACCCTCATCTCAAACTGATATATACACTTACGTCGCCGTATGCCGCGGAGAAAGAATGGCGGGGATGCACCGGGGTTATAGACGAGGGGATGATCAAGAGGGAGGTCCCAGACTACGCTGAAAGGATCTTCTATACATGCGGCCCCCCCGGGATGGTAACGTGTCTTACCGGGATGCTCCGGGAAAAACTGCATATTCCTGAAGAGCATACCATAATAGAGAATTTCGCGGGGTATTGA
- a CDS encoding STAS domain-containing protein has protein sequence MMSGKGRMENVGEKSGVRIMKVIGDFTAYTTPDFQHVCRKVDKSANLKGLAIDMKDLSRIDTSAFACMMNFIKENMADGLKIGIFNAGEKEKNMMELLGIGDAIRIYDSMEEAVEAMSG, from the coding sequence ATGATGTCGGGCAAGGGGCGTATGGAGAACGTCGGGGAAAAGAGCGGCGTGCGCATAATGAAGGTAATTGGGGATTTTACCGCGTATACGACCCCCGATTTTCAGCATGTGTGCAGAAAAGTGGATAAGTCCGCGAACCTTAAGGGGCTTGCGATAGACATGAAAGACCTTTCCCGGATAGATACGTCGGCTTTCGCTTGCATGATGAACTTTATAAAAGAGAATATGGCCGATGGCCTGAAGATAGGGATATTCAACGCGGGCGAGAAAGAAAAGAACATGATGGAGCTTCTTGGTATAGGCGACGCGATAAGGATATACGACAGTATGGAAGAAGCCGTTGAAGCGATGTCCGGCTGA
- a CDS encoding arsenate reductase ArsC, translating to MKGMQKVLFICIHNSARSQMAATFLNYLGGDIFEAESAGLEPGELNPIAVDVMKEIGIDISANRTRSVREVLESGKEFDHVITVCDESAAAKCPVFPGNGRKEHWSFDDPSTFTGTYEEKLEKTRKVRDDIRERIEGWIFVRVSSMGDKA from the coding sequence ATGAAGGGAATGCAGAAAGTACTTTTCATATGTATACACAATTCCGCTCGCAGCCAGATGGCCGCGACTTTCCTTAATTACCTTGGAGGGGATATCTTCGAGGCGGAAAGCGCCGGGCTGGAGCCCGGGGAACTCAACCCGATAGCGGTGGACGTGATGAAAGAGATAGGTATAGATATTTCCGCGAACCGGACGAGATCCGTCCGGGAGGTACTGGAAAGCGGAAAAGAATTCGACCACGTAATAACCGTTTGCGATGAGAGCGCGGCGGCAAAGTGTCCCGTGTTCCCGGGAAATGGCCGGAAAGAGCACTGGAGTTTTGACGATCCGTCCACTTTTACCGGTACGTATGAGGAAAAACTCGAGAAGACAAGGAAAGTGCGTGATGATATCCGCGAAAGGATAGAGGGATGGATATTCGTCAGGGTCAGCTCAATGGGGGACAAGGCATGA
- a CDS encoding proline--tRNA ligase has translation MKWSKSFMPTLKEDPQDAEAISHKLMVRAGIIRRLTAGAYIYLPLGYKILKKAEGIIREEMAKAGAIELLMPALQPVELWKKTGRYDVIGDVMIKFTDRHGRETALGPTHEEVVTSLVAREVRSYKDLPLTLYQIQTKFRDEVRPRFGVVRSCEFIMKDAYSFDTGEEGLEENYKKMYAAYCRIFERCGIGYVPVEADTGMMGGAGSHEFMVPCEIGEDRIVNCPSCGYSASTEVAAVAGTFVPGPSTGEASPVMEEVDTPGVSTVEAVSGLLKVGPEAVIKTLIYMAEDEPVAVLVRGDHEANEAKIKKYLGVVRLELADERKIFEVTGGPVGFSGPVGNISARIIGDNSVKSLTMAVTGANKKDRHLTGVVPGRDFNVGEWADLRNITEEDKCPRCGADINIKNAIEIGHTFKLGTKYSEPLEARYLDSDGKENTIVMGCYGIGVNRILASLVETSYDKDGIIWPVALSPYEVVVIPVKRDDEELMREAEAIYDALISAGIDAILDDRDRSPGIKFKDADLIGFPYQVVVGRKALDQGKVELKERAGGIKTLVDRDKIAGQVEDAVKAGRGK, from the coding sequence ATGAAGTGGAGTAAGTCTTTCATGCCTACGCTTAAAGAGGACCCGCAGGACGCGGAGGCCATAAGCCATAAACTGATGGTCAGGGCCGGTATTATCCGGAGGCTCACGGCCGGGGCTTATATATACCTGCCTCTGGGATACAAGATACTGAAAAAGGCAGAGGGCATAATACGCGAAGAGATGGCGAAGGCCGGTGCTATAGAGCTTTTGATGCCTGCCCTGCAGCCTGTCGAGCTATGGAAGAAGACCGGGCGCTATGACGTTATCGGTGACGTCATGATAAAGTTCACGGACAGGCATGGAAGGGAAACGGCTCTTGGGCCTACGCATGAAGAGGTCGTTACAAGCCTTGTGGCCAGGGAAGTCAGGTCCTATAAGGACCTTCCTCTGACGTTGTACCAGATACAGACAAAGTTCCGTGATGAGGTAAGGCCGCGTTTCGGTGTCGTCCGCAGCTGTGAGTTCATAATGAAAGATGCATATTCTTTCGATACGGGGGAGGAAGGGCTGGAAGAGAACTACAAAAAGATGTATGCCGCTTATTGCCGCATATTCGAAAGATGCGGGATAGGGTACGTTCCTGTCGAGGCCGATACCGGCATGATGGGAGGCGCGGGGTCGCATGAGTTCATGGTACCGTGCGAGATAGGCGAGGACAGGATAGTGAACTGTCCTTCATGCGGGTATTCCGCGAGTACGGAAGTGGCCGCGGTGGCGGGAACGTTCGTGCCGGGACCTTCCACCGGGGAGGCGTCCCCCGTTATGGAAGAAGTGGACACACCCGGAGTATCCACCGTAGAGGCCGTGAGCGGTCTTTTGAAGGTCGGGCCGGAAGCGGTGATCAAGACCCTGATCTATATGGCGGAAGATGAGCCAGTAGCCGTTCTCGTGAGAGGTGATCATGAGGCTAATGAGGCCAAGATAAAGAAATACCTTGGTGTAGTACGGCTCGAGCTCGCGGACGAACGCAAAATATTCGAGGTCACCGGTGGGCCTGTCGGGTTTTCCGGTCCGGTTGGGAATATCTCCGCCAGGATAATTGGGGACAATTCCGTAAAAAGCCTTACTATGGCGGTGACGGGAGCGAATAAAAAGGACAGGCACCTTACGGGAGTTGTGCCCGGCAGGGATTTCAATGTCGGCGAGTGGGCGGATCTCCGCAATATTACGGAGGAAGATAAATGCCCGAGATGCGGAGCTGATATAAACATAAAGAACGCTATTGAGATAGGTCATACGTTTAAACTGGGCACTAAATATTCCGAACCCCTTGAAGCGCGATATCTCGACTCGGATGGCAAGGAGAACACCATAGTCATGGGTTGTTACGGTATAGGCGTGAACAGGATACTGGCGTCGTTGGTCGAGACGAGCTATGACAAGGACGGGATAATATGGCCTGTCGCCCTGAGCCCCTACGAAGTCGTTGTCATACCGGTCAAAAGGGACGACGAGGAACTGATGCGTGAAGCGGAGGCGATATACGACGCGCTTATTTCGGCTGGAATAGACGCGATACTCGATGACAGGGACAGGTCTCCCGGTATAAAATTCAAGGACGCCGATCTTATAGGGTTCCCATACCAGGTGGTCGTTGGGCGCAAGGCGCTTGATCAGGGTAAGGTAGAGCTTAAGGAGCGCGCCGGCGGGATAAAAACACTTGTGGACAGGGATAAGATAGCAGGCCAGGTGGAGGATGCAGTAAAAGCCGGTAGGGGGAAATGA